Genomic segment of Deltaproteobacteria bacterium:
AATAGTCACTCACCTCCAGTGAGAACTTTCGATTCTCCGTCAGGGATTCTCAGCAGACAACGATCTGCAGCAGCCTCTATCGACCAATTGCTGCCGTGGGGGTCGTCCTATAGCGTCGAATGGGATGGCGTGCGGCGCTCAGGCACCGATGCGCTCGCCCGTTTCAATCCGCAGTTAAGTACAGGCATGCGCGTCACGTTTACGCAACATTTGCTCAGAGGACTGCGCATTGATGAGGCGCGTGCCAACTGGCTGATCAGCGTCAAAGGACAAACCGTTTCCGAGGCGGAGCTTACGAGTGCTGTGGCCGCCACGACCCGCTCCGTCCTGCAGGCGTACTGGTCCTGGGTTCACGCACGCGAATATCTCGCAGTGGAACAACAGTCTCTGGCGCAGGCGCAGAAGTTCCTGCGTGAGGATCGCGAGCGTGCGGCGTTGGGGAAGATTGCCGCGGTTGAGGTGGTCGAGGTGGAGTCGGAAGTGGCGCGCCGGTCGGATGTCATAGTGAGTGCTACGAAAGAGGTCGCCAATGCACAAGACCGCGTGCGTCTCCTGATTTTTGCGCCACTCGATCTCGAACAGAGTCTTGCGCTGGTTCCACCGCCCGACCTTGTGCGGGAGGACATTACGATAGGACAGACGGACGAACTCATTGCGCGCGCGCTTACGCTGCGGCAAGATTTGCGCATCTTGCGGGCGGTGCTCGACATCGATGACATTACCATAGCGCAGCTCAAAGACGAGGCGCTGCCCGATGTCTCGCTAATCCTAAGCTATACCGGACTCGGCATCGCCGGGAGGCAAGTACGGTCTTCACCACTGACCGGCGGCCCTGTCACTGGAAGTGTGGCGCCGAGTTTCGGGTCCGCCCTTGATGACGTGGTAGCCTTCCGCTATCCGGGGTGGTCCGTCGGGCTGTCGGTGCAGGTGCCACTTGGCGAGTCACTGGCCGCTGCTGAAGCAGCGAAAGCGTCAGTCAAACGACGCCAGGATGCGACGACGCTCATGAGTGCAGAACAACAAGCTGTGACCGAGATCAAAGCGGTTATTCGCGGTGTGGAGGCGAATCGCCAACGGTTGCCGCTGACCGCGAACGCAGTGGCCCTGGCCGAGCGTCGGCTGAATGCTGAGGAGCGGAAGTTTCTGGTCGGCCTGTCGACTACTTTCCTGGTCATTCAAGCCCAACGCGATCTGACCGCCGCCCGCGAGCGAGAGTTGTCCTCGCTGCTGGACTATCGTCTTTCGCTTGCGGATCTCCAGGCCGTACAGACCATTCCGGTGCGGTAATGGCTGCGCAGCAGCAGAACACAACCTGCCTACGGGCAGTGGCCCTGAGAGATCAATTCCGGAGCCAGAAACGTTTCTTTTTCGTGTTGGGTCATTGCCGTTGACATGGCATGCTCCTCTATCGTCTCTCGTGTTGTTTCTTTGAGGTTGTCCACGTTAGTGAGGCTCCTCTCATTGCTGCTCTCTCCGCCCATACCGCCACGCGTTCAGCGAAATGAATTGGCCTGCGATCAATACTCCCGCTGCGATGACGTTTCTAATCGCTTGAACGATATCTCCTACACTCATGTCTTTCGTTGGATCGTTGTCCTGATAGATGGCGAGAATTCCTGGATGCTGTGGATACTGCCCATGCAGTTCCTCAAAATCGCGTGGATTCTTGGTAACGAGCACCAGCCCCTGACTCATTGCATACTGCAAGTGCACTTCGTCTGAGTGTCCGGCAACGCCTGCATCGAAGGGAGTGACAACGTCCCAACCGGCCTGACGGAGTACGCGCACTAAGGCTTTATCATAGGCGCAGTCGTCAAGATAAATCTTGAGGCTCAAGAGGATAGCCTTTTTCCAGCAGGTAGCGCTTCTCTGCTTCCGCCTCCGCCTCAATCAGTTCACGGTGAGCCTGGTAATACGCGAGCGCTTCTTCGATCGCTGCAAGCGGCAGATCGTAGCGCTCCGCCGCATCCGCCGGGAGGAGATGGTCTGCACGGATACTTCGAACCAACTGTCCAACCGTGAGATTTCTCTCTTTGACGTAGAGCTGGCGTCTCCTCGGGTGGTCTCTCGCAACGAGGTACGTATACCCTTCCTGCGCATGTTCGTTGATCGCGGGGAGGAGGAGCAGCGTGAGCTGTGCCCCTTCTTCAAGTTCAAGGGTTTCTAGAGGCTTCAGCACGCCCCGTGTGTAGACGACTTCAATGGCTTTCTGCATGCGTAGGAACCTACCATAGAGCCAAGCGACCGAGCAAGCCGATAGCATGCCTGATGTCCTGCAAGCCACTCAACTTGTGACTTTGAGATGTGCCCTTGTCGTTCGTGGATTGCTCAGCGCAACTCGTCGAGTCCCAGCCAACAGCCGTAGTCGGCATAACTGCAGTCGGTAACAATCTTGCCATCACGACAGGTGAGCGCTGCCCAAAATGGCAGTTGTCAATCTGGCCCACAATCGGACTCGAGCAGCGTCACTTCCAGACCACGACGTTGCCGACTGCATGGCTCAAGTCAAGGCGCATCACGGGGTTCTCCCGTTGTTGCAGTTACGCCTTGGGCGGGACCGCGGCGGGACCGGCAATCTCCATCGCCTTTTTATAGGCTGGCCGTTCGCCGATGCGTTTTACATACGCCACAACGTTCGGCAGATCAGCGATAGCGCGTCCACCAAACAGTGGCAGTGCAGTCAGGTTGAAGGTCACCATCACATCGGCACAGGTAAACTCGGGACCGGCCAGATAGGGCGACTTACCCAGGCGTTGGTCCAGATAGCGGTAGTAGGCCTCCTCGCGCCGCTTGATCGCTTTGCCAATCATTTCCGCCTCGGGGCTACCGGCCTTGGCGCCTAGCGCGAGTTTCGCAAAGAATAGTCCCAGGACGTTATTGTTGAAATGCATCCAGTACAAATACTCCGCGTAGTTCGGTTGCGTCGGACCGACCGTCAGTTTGCCACCGGCGTAGCGATGACAGATGTACTCGACAATCACTGCCGATTCGGTGAGCGTGACGTCGCCATCTTGAATCACGGGCGCGGTGGCTGTCGGATGCAGGGCCAGGTATTCCGCCGGGGCCAATTGATCTGGGCCGCGGTTGTACCACTTCAGTTGGTAGGGCAGGTTTAACTCTTCCATCAACCAAACAATACGATCCGACTGCGACACGCCAAGATGGTGAATAGTGATCATCATAAGCTCCTTCTCTATTTATCGCGAGAAAGGCGCGACTGTAACAAACTCGCGGTGCCCGCACAATCCGACGGCGAAGCGGGTGCAGGTCAACGTTCTGGCAGTGACGACACCTGCGCCCGGTAAACCACGCACTCCGCGTGCTCTGATCCAGCCCCTCCGCCCGAAGCTTTAGCGCGCGAGATCTCAAGACCTGGCACATCGATCATTGGCCGGATATGTTGACACAGATGTGGACGCGCAGTGCACAGCCCTGGGTCATTTTATCCCAGCAGATGCTATTGTCTTTGCAGGGCAATCCACCGACTTTACGCCACCGTACGACGCCTGGGTACGGCAATGGCAATAGCGAAGGAGAACTTCGATGGCGCAGTTCAATTACTCAGCCTATTACCGTCGATTGCAAGAGATCAAGAAGCTGCAGATCCCAGCAGAGGCGGTGTGCTGGACTGAGCAGTATCATCCGCCCGATCGTGCCTACGATATTGTCTTGTATCTTGGCTGCAACATTTTGCGCACACCTGATGTGGCAGCGGATGTGGTTACCGTGTTTCGTGCATTAGGGCTTGATTTCATTGCGGTTGCAGGCGTGCAGTTCTGTTGCGGGATTACCTGGGATCGCTTCGGTGATGTCGCCAAAGGACAGACAGTGACAGATTTGACCATTGAGCGGCTGGCCTCGTACAAAGCGGGGACCGTCGTCCATTGGTGTCCGTCATGTGACGTGCATTTCTCTGATGTCGTCACCGGGAGAGATGCGAAAACGATTCCTTTCGATGTCACGAATGCTCCTGCGTTCTTAGCCGACCTCAGTCAGCGTGGGCACATCCCCTGGCATCACGATGTCACGGGTCGTGTGGCGTTACATTGTCATAGTGGACGTGACGGGCATGAGTCCGGCCAGCGGCGTGCGCAAGCGGACCAAGCGCATGTGAGTCAGTTGCTATCACAGATTTCCGGATTACAATTCCTCGGTGCGGTGACAGCCCCGCCAGAGTTTGATTACGACTGTGGCCCCAGCTCGATCCGCGTAGATCGTGCCCAGTGGCTGGCATTACGCGTGAATCAACTCAATGCGGTACGCCAAACTGGCGCTGATACATTGGTGACTGTCTCACACGCTTGTCAACGTGAGTGGTGCGATGCCAGCGATGCAAGTCTGACCGTCAGAAATTATATTTCGCTTGTGGCAGAAGCGATAGGCTGCACTCGGAGTTATGAAAGTGATTCGTTAGGACGCTTAAAGCACGCGGACAATATCGACGAGATCGTTGCCAGTACCCAAGCGAATTGGACCAGTCACGGATTGAGTAAAGAACAAGCCGAAGACATTGCCGAGAAGTATTCCTGGGAAACTCCAGCGCCACGTTCGTCAGCACCGTGAGGGCGAGGATAACGGCAGGACAGAGGAAGGAAGAACGTTTTGCACACACGAGGGAAGCAATGAAAATCTATTATGCACCGAATACCCGCGCCGTCCGCATTGTCTGGTTGTTCGAGGAGCTTGGGCTGCCCTATGAACTGGAGCGCTTCAAGTTAGGCGATGCCGCGATGCGCGCACCAGAGTATCTCACGCTGCACCCGATGGGCCGCGTGCCGACCTTGCAGGACGGTGAGGTCACGATCTTCGAATCTGGGGCGATTGTGCAGTATGTGTTGGCGAAGTATGGCACCGGCCGTCTCGTGCCGGATGTTGCTTCCCCCGAGTTCCCGCTGTACCTGCAATGGTTGCACTATGCCGAAGGCATGATTATGCCGCCGGTCAACACCATCATCGTCGAGACGATTCTGCTCAAGCCGGAACGGCGCAACCAAGCCAACGTCGATCGTGCCGTCAAGCTGCTGTCGCAGATGCTGAGCGCCGTCGATAGCGGATTACGAGGGCGCGAATTTCTCGCCGGCGATTTCAGCGGTGCCGACATCATGACTGGCCATGCCTGCATTGTGGCTACGCGACTGGGGGCAGATGTTTCCAATAAGCCTAATGTCGCTGCTTATGTGGAACGGCTGCAACAGCGACCAGCACTGCAACGCGCATGGGATGCCTGAGCGGACGAAAACCTCAGCCCGCTGTATACCAGACTACAGTAGACTCCCCTGTATACTGCGTGACAGCTGCTGAAATCCCTCCGACCCTGGCTGACTCACAGTGCTGCCTACGGCAGAATGCGACGACGAACAAAGGAGAATTGTCATGGCAGATCAGCAAAAGTCGGCTCCTATGCCTGAGCCCGGG
This window contains:
- a CDS encoding TolC family protein, with the translated sequence MRLFPTMKRQTRASNIGFLNHLWMHSPFMLRQAQHGRGDYLGFLVFSVRPELVEGRFVSSASLSQVGLLYVCRRVAVITASLLLLWYTSAQAQQPNSLVLSPEQAVAFALERSLVLKAARFGPEIADLDVRSANTAWTPQFSARAGVSNSHSPPVRTFDSPSGILSRQRSAAASIDQLLPWGSSYSVEWDGVRRSGTDALARFNPQLSTGMRVTFTQHLLRGLRIDEARANWLISVKGQTVSEAELTSAVAATTRSVLQAYWSWVHAREYLAVEQQSLAQAQKFLREDRERAALGKIAAVEVVEVESEVARRSDVIVSATKEVANAQDRVRLLIFAPLDLEQSLALVPPPDLVREDITIGQTDELIARALTLRQDLRILRAVLDIDDITIAQLKDEALPDVSLILSYTGLGIAGRQVRSSPLTGGPVTGSVAPSFGSALDDVVAFRYPGWSVGLSVQVPLGESLAAAEAAKASVKRRQDATTLMSAEQQAVTEIKAVIRGVEANRQRLPLTANAVALAERRLNAEERKFLVGLSTTFLVIQAQRDLTAARERELSSLLDYRLSLADLQAVQTIPVR
- a CDS encoding DUF104 domain-containing protein, whose protein sequence is MLSACSVAWLYGRFLRMQKAIEVVYTRGVLKPLETLELEEGAQLTLLLLPAINEHAQEGYTYLVARDHPRRRQLYVKERNLTVGQLVRSIRADHLLPADAAERYDLPLAAIEEALAYYQAHRELIEAEAEAEKRYLLEKGYPLEPQDLS
- a CDS encoding glutathione S-transferase family protein, encoding MITIHHLGVSQSDRIVWLMEELNLPYQLKWYNRGPDQLAPAEYLALHPTATAPVIQDGDVTLTESAVIVEYICHRYAGGKLTVGPTQPNYAEYLYWMHFNNNVLGLFFAKLALGAKAGSPEAEMIGKAIKRREEAYYRYLDQRLGKSPYLAGPEFTCADVMVTFNLTALPLFGGRAIADLPNVVAYVKRIGERPAYKKAMEIAGPAAVPPKA
- a CDS encoding (Fe-S)-binding protein; the encoded protein is MAQFNYSAYYRRLQEIKKLQIPAEAVCWTEQYHPPDRAYDIVLYLGCNILRTPDVAADVVTVFRALGLDFIAVAGVQFCCGITWDRFGDVAKGQTVTDLTIERLASYKAGTVVHWCPSCDVHFSDVVTGRDAKTIPFDVTNAPAFLADLSQRGHIPWHHDVTGRVALHCHSGRDGHESGQRRAQADQAHVSQLLSQISGLQFLGAVTAPPEFDYDCGPSSIRVDRAQWLALRVNQLNAVRQTGADTLVTVSHACQREWCDASDASLTVRNYISLVAEAIGCTRSYESDSLGRLKHADNIDEIVASTQANWTSHGLSKEQAEDIAEKYSWETPAPRSSAP
- a CDS encoding glutathione S-transferase family protein; protein product: MKIYYAPNTRAVRIVWLFEELGLPYELERFKLGDAAMRAPEYLTLHPMGRVPTLQDGEVTIFESGAIVQYVLAKYGTGRLVPDVASPEFPLYLQWLHYAEGMIMPPVNTIIVETILLKPERRNQANVDRAVKLLSQMLSAVDSGLRGREFLAGDFSGADIMTGHACIVATRLGADVSNKPNVAAYVERLQQRPALQRAWDA